A window from Culex pipiens pallens isolate TS chromosome 3, TS_CPP_V2, whole genome shotgun sequence encodes these proteins:
- the LOC120417126 gene encoding bystin, with amino-acid sequence MGKSKAHRIKGLSAPKQSLGDQITEGRVSKKQKSSKFRLRAEEEEFVDAKTSQRILKQARKQQAELNLLGGDSFGPSLSESVALSEGTSKRQKHRLGRAGGDSSDESDEEFREEGDVDGQDFFDDIKINEEDERALEMFQNKNGVKTRTLADIIMDKITEKQTEIQTQFSDNGSLKMEEVDDRVREMYEGVRDVLKRYRSGRVPKAFKIIPKLRNWEQILFITEPQNWSAAAMFQATRIFSSGLTQYMAQRFYNLALLPRVRDDLAEYHKLNFYLYRALKKALFKPAAFMKGIILPLLESGDCTLREAIIFGSIISSTTIPVLHTSACLLKICEMEYSGANSIFIRIILDKRYALPYRVVDAAVFHFLRFEQDKRELPTLWHNALLTFAQRYKNDISSEQRDALLQLLKKKSHAKITPEIRRELVAARCRDVEGGDSLVHEADMEYKEDTDYAPMEDAASGPSSGKVAAKGEDEEMEDDDDDEEDDDDDSDEEEL; translated from the exons aTGGGCAAATCCAAGGCACACCGGATAAAGGGCCTAAGTGCCCCGAAGCAGTCCCTGGGCGACCAAATCACCGAAGGCCGGGTCTCGAAGAAGCAAAAGTCGAGCAAATTCCGGCTGCGCGCCGAGGAGGAAGAGTTTGTCGACGCCAAAACGAGCCAGCGCATCCTGAAGCAGGCCCGGAAGCAGCAAGCGGAGCTGAACCTGCTGGGCGGCGATTCGTTCGGGCCGTCGCTGTCCGAGTCGGTGGCGCTGAGTGAGGGAACGAGCAAGCGGCAGAAGCACCGGCTGGGTCGTGCGGGGGGAGATTCCTCGGACGAGTCGGATGAGGAGTTTCGCGAGGAGGGTGATGTCGACGGGCAGGACTTTTTCGACGACATCAAGATCAACGAGGAGGACGAGCGCGCGCTAGAGATGTTTCAGAACAA gaACGGCGTCAAGACACGCACGCTGGCCGATATCATCATGGATAAAATCACCGAGAAGCAGACGGAAATTCAGACCCAGTTTTCCGACAACGGTTCGCTCAAGATGGAAGAGGTTGACGACCGGGTCCGGGAAATGTACGAAGGCGTTCGGGACGTGTTGAAGCGCTACCGAAGTGGCCGCGTCCCAAAAGCGTTCAAAATCATCCCCAAGCTGCGCAACTGGGAGCAGATTCTGTTCATCACGGAACCACAAAACTGGAGTGCCGCCGCCATGTTCCAAGCGACGCGGATATTCTCCTCCGGTCTCACCCAGTACATGGCCCAACGGTTCTACAATCTGGCCCTGCTGCCGCGCGTCCGGGACGACCTGGCCGAGTACCACAAGCTCAACTTCTACCTGTACCGTGCGCTCAAGAAGGCCCTCTTCAAGCCGGCCGCCTTCATGAAGGGCATCATCCTGCCGCTGCTCGAGTCCGGCGATTGCACGCTCCGCGAGGCCATCATCTTCGGCAGCATCATCAGCTCGACGACCATCCCGGTGCTGCACACCTCGGCCTGCTTGCTCAAGATTTGCGAAATGGAATACTCGGGCGCCAACTCGATCTTCATCCGGATCATCCTGGACAAGCGGTACGCGCTGCCCTACCGGGTTGTGGACGCGGCCGTCTTTCACTTCCTGCGCTTCGAGCAGGACAAGCGCGAGCTGCCCACGCTGTGGCACAACGCACTGCTCACGTTTGCCCAGCGCTACAAGAACGACATCTCGTCGGAGCAGCGGGACGCGCTGCTGCAGCTTCTCAA GAAAAAGTCCCACGCCAAAATTACGCCGGAGATTCGGCGCGAGCTGGTGGCGGCCCGGTGCCGTGACGTCGAGGGCGGCGACAGCCTGGTACACGAGGCCGACATGGAGTACAAGGAGGACACCGACTATGCGCCGATGGAGGACGCCGCGAGTGGGCCTTCTTCCGGTAAGGTGGCGGCGAAGGGCGAGGATGAGGAAATGgaagatgatgatgacgacgaagaggatgatgatgatgatagtGATGAGGAAGAGTTGTAG